From Citricoccus sp. SGAir0253, a single genomic window includes:
- a CDS encoding SDR family NAD(P)-dependent oxidoreductase — MSDPTASAPGTAPGPTPTGRQRTVLVTGAAGGLGRAFAEGFAARGDRVAVADINLDGATETARALNAAGAAAAAFQVDVTDLDSVTALAREVASFGDGSIDVLVNNAAVYATVTRSPFEEIDPAEWDLVMGVNLKGPWLVTRAVSPYLSTGARVVNLSSATIYSGSAHWAHYVASKGGVVALTRVLAKELGSREITVNAIAPGFTLTEASYGLMADAETYGVDRGSIKRASQPEDIVGAALFLASPEAGYVTGQTMVVDGGRQFI, encoded by the coding sequence ATGTCTGACCCGACCGCCTCCGCCCCGGGCACCGCCCCGGGCCCGACGCCGACCGGCCGGCAGCGCACGGTGCTCGTCACCGGCGCGGCCGGGGGCCTGGGCCGGGCCTTCGCCGAGGGGTTCGCCGCGCGCGGCGACCGGGTCGCCGTCGCGGACATCAACCTCGACGGCGCCACGGAGACCGCCCGGGCCCTCAACGCCGCCGGGGCGGCCGCGGCCGCCTTCCAGGTGGACGTCACGGACCTGGACTCGGTGACCGCCCTGGCCCGCGAGGTGGCGTCCTTCGGGGACGGGAGCATCGACGTCCTGGTCAACAACGCGGCCGTCTACGCCACCGTCACGCGCTCGCCGTTCGAGGAGATCGACCCCGCCGAGTGGGACCTCGTGATGGGCGTGAACCTCAAGGGGCCGTGGCTCGTGACCCGGGCGGTGAGCCCGTACCTGTCCACCGGGGCGCGCGTGGTGAACCTCTCCAGCGCCACCATCTACTCCGGGTCAGCCCACTGGGCGCACTACGTGGCCTCCAAGGGCGGCGTGGTGGCCCTGACCCGGGTGCTGGCCAAGGAGCTGGGCTCGCGGGAGATCACGGTCAACGCGATCGCCCCGGGCTTCACGCTCACCGAGGCCAGCTACGGGCTCATGGCGGACGCCGAGACCTACGGCGTGGACCGCGGGTCCATCAAGCGGGCCTCCCAGCCCGAGGACATCGTGGGCGCCGCCCTGTTCCTGGCCTCCCCCGAGGCCGGCTACGTCACCGGCCAGACCATGGTCGTCGACGGCGGCCGCCAGTTCATCTGA